A genomic region of Manihot esculenta cultivar AM560-2 chromosome 15, M.esculenta_v8, whole genome shotgun sequence contains the following coding sequences:
- the LOC122721970 gene encoding uncharacterized protein LOC122721970, whose product MTIKELETQFQQLSANLAEQSTIMKQVVENQQRSTKRMEDLESKFTLLMDQISQNRDSPAAVTVNTIASGSEIQSNTGKGILPTPKTTDKGGYSPTSTKGSYSSKGAKMPKVEIPDFNGENPRNFIRKCEKYFRFYSIAEEEQIEIATMRFGDIADNWLQGWVSDQTNSSWSQFSKDLCERFGEKSSMEIVAEFNKLQQGAESVVCYQERFEQLKAIMQKFNPGLSESYFISSFISGLSEELRAMLMVHRPITLNQAFTQAKYQEQSFEAVLRRHKLIPGKITTGKSSYPISFPSPKPTILQPKEETNKDSGGKTSTWEQRKAAGLCFKCGDRFSPGHQCKNKTLLAMEANIDDIVQEELTCEETEGENLKGELSLAAVTGQKSPNTLRIKGNIHGVPVVILLDTGSTHSFMNAGIAARVQAAIVTTATLSVTVANGEQILSQTVCQGMKWNMQGQEYAFDLRVLTVVGYDIVLGVDWMIMYNPLLFDFVGMTLTFNRDGNEVKLQGIQDQGELHCVSGKKMTRLIKEGGALLPAQLFSIKITEPTVENQLNTGIAEPVQALLQQYETIFATPTALPPERSHDHAINLLPNTKPVNIRPYHHNYFQKTEIEKQVKEMLNTGVIQCSHSPFASPVLLVKKKDGTWRFCVDYRQLNEMTVKDKFPIPVIDDLLDELNGARFFSKIDLRAGYHQIRVRVEDVYKTAFRTHHGHYEFKVMPFGLTNAPATFQSLMNQIFEPYLRQFILVFFDDILIYSRTLEEHLNHLKKVFDILSEHKLFAKQSKCSFAQTRVEYLGHVIDENGVHTDPSKIEVMQN is encoded by the coding sequence ATGACAATCAAGGAATTAGAAACCCAATTTCAACAATTATCTGCTAATCTCGCTGAACAGTCTACAATCATGAAGCAAGTAGTGGAGAATCAGCAACGATCAACCAAACGGATGGAAGATCTTGAATCCAAGTTCACGTTATTGATGGATCAAATCTCGCAAAATAGAGACTCACCTGCTGCTGTTACTGTTAACACAATAGCTTCAGGATCTGAGATTCAATCCAATACAGGTAAAGGAATTTTACCTACACCCAAAACAACCGACAAAGGAGGATACAGCCCGACCTCTACCAAGGGTAGCTACTCCTCTAAGGGAGCAAAAATGCCCAAGGTGGAAATCCCAGATTTTAATGGTGAGAACCCAAGGAACTTTATTCGGAAATGTGAAAAATACTTTCGGTTTTATAGTAttgcagaagaagaacagaTTGAGATTGCGACGATGCGATTTGGTGATATAGCTGACAATTGGCTTCAAGGATGGGTCAGCGATCAAACCAATTCCTCATGGTCTCAGTTTTCCAAAGATTTGTGTGAAAGGTTTGGAGAGAAATCAAGCATGGAAATCGTGGCTGAGTTTAACAAACTGCAGCAGGGCGCTGAATCTGTGGTATGTTATCAAGAGAGGTTTGAGCAACTGAAGGCAATAATGCAGAAATTCAATCCTGGGCTATCGGAATCATACTTTATTTCGAGCTTTATAAGTGGGTTGAGTGAGGAACTCAGAGCTATGTTAATGGTACACAGACCAATCACCTTGAATCAGGCTTTCACTCAAGCAAAATATCAGGAGCAATCGTTTGAAGCTGTCCTTAGGAGGCATAAACTGATTCCGGGTAAGATTACTACGGGGAAGTCAAGCTATCCTATCAGTTTTCCATCGCCAAAACCCACAATCCTGCAACCGAAAGAAGAAACTAATAAGGATTCGGGAGGGAAGACCAGTACATGGGAACAAAGAAAAGCTGCCGggttatgttttaaatgtggtgATAGGTTCAGCCCTGGACATCAGTGCAAGAACAAGACGCTCTTGGCTATGGAAGCCAATATAGATGACATTGTTCAAGAAGAACTTACCTGTGAGGAAACCGAAGGAGAAAATCTCAAAGGAGAACTGTCACTCGCAGCGGTAACAGGTCAGAAATCGCCCAATACGCTGAGGATCAAGGGAAACATTCATGGAGTTCCTGTGGTAATCTTGTTAGACACGGGCAGCACCCATAGTTTCATGAATGCTGGGATAGCTGCGAGAGTGCAGGCAGCTATTGTCACGACAGCTACTCTTTCGGTCACAGTAGCTAATGGAGAACAAATACTCAGCCAAACAGTATGTCAGGGAATGAAATGGAATATGCAGGGACAGGAGTACGCCTTTGATTTACGGGTTCTTACAGTGGTTGGGTATGATATTGTATTAGGAGTGGATTGGATGATCATGTATAATCCTTTGCTTTTTGATTTTGTGGGCATGACTCTTACTTTCAACAGAGATGGGAATGAGGTTAAATTACAGGGCATCCAAGACCAAGGAGAGCTGCATTGTGTGAGTGGGAAGAAGATGACAAGGCTTATCAAAGAAGGGGGAGCGTTACTACCTGCTCAGCTATTCTCCATCAAAATTACAGAACCCACGGTGGAAAATCAGTTGAACACCGGAATAGCAGAACCAGTTCAGGCATTATTGCAGCAATATGAGACCATTTTCGCAACACCTACGGCCCTGCCTCCGGAAAGATCACATGACCATGCTATTAATCTCCTGCCCAACACAAAACCTGTTAACATCAGACCTTATCACCACAACTATTTTCAGAAAACGGAAATAGAAAAACAGGTAAAAGAAATGCTCAACACTGGAGTGATTCAATGTAGTCACAGTCCTTTCGCTTCTCCAGTCCTGTTAGTTAAGAAGAAAGATGGAACTTGGCGTTTTTGCGTGGATTATAGACAATTGAATGAGATGACAGTCAAAGATAAATTTCCAATACCTGTCATAGATGATCTACTGGATGAATTAAACGGAGCAAGATTCTTCAGCAAAATCGACTTGCGAGCCGGTTACCATCAAATTCGAGTAAGAGTGGAAGATGTTTACAAAACAGCATTCCGAACTCATCATGGGCACTACGAATTTAAGGTAATGCCTTTCGGCTTGACTAATGCTCCTGCTACCTTCCAATCCTTGATGAACCAAATCTTTGAGCCTTATTTGAGGCAGTTTATTCTAGTCTTCTTCGATGATATTTTGATATATAGCAGAACTCTTGAGGAGCACTTAAACCATCTAAAGAAAGTCTTTGACATACTTAGTGAACACAAGTTGTTTGCCAAACAGTCAAAATGTTCCTTTGCTCAGACTAGAGTTGAATACTTGGGTCATGTAATTGATGAAAACGGTGTACACACAGACCCCAGTAAAATAGAGGTTATGCAGAAT